From Peptoanaerobacter stomatis, one genomic window encodes:
- a CDS encoding NCS2 family permease: MNNENSFLWKFFKLKENGTTVKTEIIAGFTTFVTLAYILAVNPGILEATGMDKGSVFTATVLASIIATVVMALYANYPFVLSAGMGLNAFFTYVVVLQMGHSWQFALSAVFIEGIIFLLLTFVKAREAIVNCIPLNLKSAVSVGIGLFIAFIGLKSAGIVVADEATFVKLGNLTDPSAIVCIFGLFLCAFLIIWNVKGAILISVIASTLVGIPLGVTVLPESIIGMPPSVAPTAMAFTQITQEELLSFDMFFCVVTFLFVDMFDTIGMLVGTASKVGMLDEKGNLPKASQALTADAIGTTVGAMLGTSTITTFAESAAGISEGGRTGLTGMVTSILFAVSLFFAPLFTAIPSAATAPALIMVGLFMIENIVNVDFSSYDEAIPAFLTILIMPLTYSIGDGVMVGIMSYVICKILAKKFSEPSIVMYILTILFAGKIIFM; encoded by the coding sequence ATGAATAATGAAAATAGTTTTTTATGGAAATTTTTTAAGTTAAAAGAAAATGGTACTACAGTAAAGACAGAAATAATAGCAGGTTTTACTACATTTGTAACATTAGCATACATATTAGCTGTAAATCCTGGAATACTTGAAGCTACAGGTATGGATAAAGGTTCTGTATTTACAGCAACAGTTCTTGCCAGTATAATAGCTACAGTTGTTATGGCACTTTATGCGAATTATCCTTTTGTATTAAGTGCAGGTATGGGACTTAACGCATTTTTTACATATGTTGTAGTATTACAAATGGGACATAGCTGGCAATTTGCTTTATCAGCAGTGTTTATTGAAGGTATAATTTTCTTATTGTTAACTTTTGTAAAAGCTAGAGAAGCAATAGTAAATTGTATACCACTTAACTTGAAATCTGCCGTATCAGTAGGTATAGGCTTGTTTATAGCATTTATAGGATTAAAATCTGCAGGTATTGTAGTGGCTGATGAGGCTACATTTGTAAAATTGGGTAATCTTACAGATCCATCAGCAATAGTATGTATATTTGGACTTTTTTTGTGTGCTTTCTTAATTATATGGAATGTAAAAGGTGCAATATTAATATCTGTAATAGCCTCAACATTGGTAGGTATACCTCTTGGAGTAACTGTACTTCCGGAAAGTATAATAGGCATGCCTCCTTCAGTAGCACCTACAGCTATGGCATTTACTCAAATAACACAAGAGGAACTTTTAAGTTTTGATATGTTTTTCTGTGTAGTTACATTTTTGTTCGTAGATATGTTCGATACAATAGGAATGTTGGTAGGAACTGCATCAAAAGTAGGTATGCTTGATGAAAAAGGCAATTTACCTAAGGCAAGTCAGGCACTAACAGCAGATGCAATAGGTACAACAGTAGGAGCTATGCTTGGGACATCTACTATAACTACATTTGCAGAAAGTGCAGCAGGTATATCTGAAGGCGGTAGAACAGGTCTTACAGGTATGGTAACATCAATATTATTTGCAGTATCCTTATTCTTTGCACCGTTATTTACAGCTATACCGTCAGCAGCTACTGCACCTGCACTTATAATGGTAGGCTTGTTTATGATTGAAAATATAGTAAATGTAGATTTTTCTTCTTATGATGAAGCTATACCTGCATTTTTAACTATATTGATAATGCCACTTACATATAGTATAGGTGATGGTGTTATGGTAGGAATAATGTCATACGTTATATGTAAGATACTTGCAAAAAAATTCAGCGAACCTTCAATAGTTATGTATATATTGACGATATTGTTTGCAGGTAAAATAATTTTTATGTAA
- the guaD gene encoding guanine deaminase: protein MKNAVKGDIIYASSPDKFEIFEDGYLLFENDKIIGVTNEINDDYEVIDFSKKLIIPGFVDIHIHAPQINNIGLGADKELMDWLEIYTFPEEAKYKDVEFAKKPYQKFVNKLLNNGTTSSVVFGSIYNESTEYLMDLMDKTGLRAYVGKVNMDRNSPDFYIEKTQDSAKNTVKFVEDTIGKYKNIKPIITPRFVPSCTSELMTKLGEIAKKYDLKIQSHLSENRREIKFVNELHPECNCYVDVYDKYGLLRDNLNTVMAHCVWTDEHEMQMLKSKQVMVAHSPYSNGNISSGISPVSKLIKNGVDVGLASDVSGGHEIFMGKVIVMASILSNMRWVHIDDTYPQLKYEQLFYMATKGGGKFFGDVGSFEKGYKADFLVIDDDSLSDSNDRTVRERLQRFLYIGDDRNIQSVYVDGKKIK from the coding sequence ATGAAAAATGCTGTTAAAGGAGATATAATATATGCAAGTTCTCCTGATAAATTTGAAATTTTTGAAGATGGATACTTATTGTTTGAAAACGATAAAATCATAGGTGTAACAAATGAAATAAATGATGATTATGAAGTTATAGATTTCAGCAAAAAACTTATAATTCCAGGATTTGTAGATATACATATACATGCGCCGCAGATAAATAATATAGGACTCGGCGCAGATAAAGAGCTTATGGATTGGCTTGAAATTTATACTTTTCCGGAAGAGGCAAAGTATAAAGACGTCGAATTTGCAAAAAAACCTTATCAAAAATTTGTAAATAAGTTACTTAATAACGGTACTACAAGCAGTGTTGTATTTGGCAGTATTTATAATGAAAGTACTGAATATCTTATGGATTTAATGGATAAAACCGGTCTTAGAGCTTATGTTGGAAAAGTAAATATGGATAGAAATTCGCCTGATTTTTATATAGAAAAAACACAAGATAGCGCAAAAAACACTGTTAAATTTGTTGAAGATACAATTGGTAAATATAAAAATATAAAACCTATAATAACACCGAGATTTGTACCTTCCTGTACAAGTGAATTGATGACTAAGCTTGGAGAAATAGCTAAAAAGTATGATTTAAAAATACAATCACATCTATCTGAAAACAGAAGAGAGATAAAATTTGTAAATGAATTGCACCCTGAATGTAACTGCTATGTAGATGTGTATGACAAATACGGACTTTTAAGAGATAACTTGAATACCGTTATGGCACATTGTGTATGGACAGATGAGCATGAAATGCAAATGCTCAAATCTAAACAGGTTATGGTTGCACATTCACCATATTCTAATGGAAACATATCAAGCGGTATATCTCCTGTTTCAAAATTGATTAAAAATGGAGTTGATGTAGGACTTGCCTCAGATGTATCAGGAGGACACGAAATTTTTATGGGAAAAGTGATAGTAATGGCTTCTATATTGTCAAATATGAGATGGGTGCATATAGACGACACTTATCCTCAACTTAAATACGAACAATTATTTTATATGGCGACAAAAGGCGGAGGAAAGTTCTTCGGAGATGTAGGTTCATTTGAAAAAGGTTATAAGGCTGATTTTCTTGTGATAGATGACGATAGTTTATCTGACAGTAATGACAGGACGGTAAGAGAAAGACTTCAAAGATTTTTATATATCGGAGATGATAGAAATATACAATCTGTATATGTAGATGGAAAAAAGATAAAATAG
- a CDS encoding papain-like cysteine protease family protein, with protein MKRKLGALVLSVCMLAGLTFPVIAEEKSQSIKNFVKSETINGKDFDENTGADNYANKGDNKNSKFYKAPDFYNMKSDNELTIISNFKTMQQTTEWSCGDAMALMVLEHYGIKGYDEMKLAELMGSSVDRDTKGAKPGSANNFYEFGTNVKQLYNFFSNSKDVKVVETSYIANPKPEQLTSKNDLITPSDVGNIKPTFVSASLYSSENKSDTEKWVDDAKDSYFVKWLTGHLKAGRPIMVEWGDWDGHWQAIIGYDNNNTPSIGDDILIFADPYDTSDHWQDGYYFYPLERWFYMWQDRKVAEKPYQLQPYIIVEKVKNTK; from the coding sequence ATGAAAAGAAAATTGGGTGCATTAGTATTATCTGTTTGTATGTTGGCAGGACTTACATTTCCTGTTATTGCTGAAGAAAAATCTCAAAGCATAAAAAATTTTGTAAAGTCTGAAACTATAAATGGTAAAGATTTTGATGAAAATACAGGTGCGGATAATTATGCAAACAAGGGTGATAACAAGAATTCAAAATTTTATAAGGCTCCTGATTTTTATAATATGAAGTCAGATAATGAACTTACAATAATTTCAAACTTCAAAACTATGCAACAAACTACAGAATGGTCTTGTGGTGATGCAATGGCTCTTATGGTTCTTGAACACTATGGCATAAAAGGCTATGATGAGATGAAACTTGCAGAATTGATGGGCTCTTCTGTTGATAGAGATACAAAAGGTGCAAAACCTGGTTCCGCAAATAACTTCTATGAATTCGGAACAAATGTTAAACAATTATATAATTTTTTCAGTAATTCAAAGGATGTAAAAGTAGTAGAAACAAGTTATATAGCTAACCCTAAGCCTGAACAGCTCACTTCAAAAAATGACCTTATAACTCCATCTGATGTAGGTAACATCAAACCTACTTTTGTAAGTGCAAGTTTATATTCTTCAGAAAATAAAAGTGATACTGAAAAATGGGTAGATGATGCAAAAGATTCATATTTTGTAAAATGGCTTACAGGACATCTAAAAGCAGGTAGACCTATAATGGTGGAATGGGGAGATTGGGATGGACATTGGCAGGCAATAATAGGCTATGACAACAACAATACTCCAAGTATAGGCGATGACATATTGATATTTGCCGATCCATATGACACTTCAGACCATTGGCAAGACGGATATTATTTCTATCCTTTGGAAAGATGGTTTTATATGTGGCAAGATAGAAAAGTTGCAGAAAAACCATATCAGCTTCAACCATATATAATTGTTGAAAAAGTAAAAAATACAAAATAA
- the addA gene encoding helicase-exonuclease AddAB subunit AddA — protein MKWSINQQDAINTRGKNILVSAAAGSGKTAVLTQRIVDIIIKEKISIDSMLILTFTKAAANEMKSRIQSRLYKYLQENSKDIHIKNQIGLIGQANISTMHAFCVGLLRENFEVLDIDPNFTLGNNSVISILKDEAIQEIFEEKYESQDEDFLNLVNIYSKRNDDSYLINIVYQIYTFIQSKKEPIKWLYEQAEKYNIKNINDSEYMSVMKKDIRLNIESLKSIIQNAIDLCKNANLKYEETLIQDMENLIYLEQILQKDYDLFIKEVSQLKYPKLKSIRKTEDVDMSEVEKVKNIRDYHIKKYGFEELKKHNITTSIYAKQMKDYYPVILSLCKLVEEFESRYMAAKLEKNIFDFNDLEHQTLKILSDEDCANKLEQKYKYIFYDEYQDSNEVQDTIIQKIASNDNLFFVGDVKQSIYRFRLAEPQIFMDKYELYKTDDNSKKIDLSENFRSSSGVIDFCNMIFEKIMTKDVAGIEYDDSARLKYHTKKYKKSCEIIKNKKLADQNIKFKLYPKSSVKINILTNIEEKNKYSDYEIENDIDISDFEDEELMAELTAKQIIDMINSRKNINYRDIIILKRSLKGSVNIYSRVFKKHNIPLFIDYSQAVFEVLEVSLFIDFLKIIDNIRQDEALLAVLLSSIGKFDIDDITKIKIYDMKEKYFYNIFFKYAREVQDELSEKIAKFIKKIENYADIERYMQLDEFIDYIMTDSSYKDYISTMPQGEMRVQNLEIINEKAREFIQNENKSLFHFLMYIDAILKNKSDDITPKSISKEQNLVRLMSIHKSKGLESRIVIINDLQKKFNMQDKNKAILLDAKYGIGSNYVDTQDDYYMPTLAKKAVLSEYESGARAEEIRILYVALTRAKNEIILNSIGKTPYYKLMENIRTGFFPKGLDSINNYQDFILYAIADDIRDNLSHTKLYQFNEIEIKDIILSEEEKTDVRQKFEDMLKNISLSEEEKKLIREKYTYDYEYKDYITKQVKTSVTSLAKKNIELKSKYIVEKLFDYDYHKKLNDFTPEKIGTLNHLFLQHIDFKKDYTSDDLEKQLADMIKSDFITQEESEVINLKQVYNFIKSDIGKRIKKSQNIYQEESFIDSYDGTLLSGVIDLFFEEDNHLVLLDYKTDSVRKEDVKEHAQMYKEQINLYKTALNKAFDKEVKQSYIYFLSVGEIVEI, from the coding sequence ATGAAGTGGAGCATAAATCAGCAAGACGCTATAAACACCAGAGGAAAAAATATACTTGTATCGGCAGCCGCAGGCTCAGGGAAAACGGCAGTGCTTACGCAGAGGATAGTTGATATTATAATAAAAGAAAAAATAAGTATAGATTCTATGCTCATACTCACATTTACAAAAGCTGCTGCAAACGAGATGAAAAGTAGAATACAAAGCAGATTATATAAGTATTTGCAGGAAAACAGCAAAGATATACATATAAAAAATCAGATAGGGCTTATAGGACAAGCTAATATATCCACAATGCACGCATTTTGCGTGGGACTTTTAAGAGAAAATTTTGAAGTATTGGATATAGACCCCAATTTTACATTGGGAAACAATTCTGTGATAAGCATATTAAAAGACGAGGCTATACAAGAAATATTTGAAGAAAAATATGAATCACAGGACGAAGATTTTTTAAACTTGGTAAATATATATTCCAAAAGAAATGATGACAGCTATCTTATAAATATAGTATATCAGATTTATACCTTCATTCAAAGTAAAAAAGAGCCTATTAAATGGCTTTATGAACAGGCGGAAAAATATAATATAAAAAATATAAATGACAGTGAATATATGTCAGTTATGAAAAAAGATATAAGGCTTAATATTGAGAGTTTAAAAAGTATAATTCAAAATGCAATAGATTTGTGTAAAAATGCAAATTTAAAATACGAAGAAACATTAATTCAAGATATGGAAAATCTCATATATTTGGAACAAATCCTGCAAAAAGATTATGATTTGTTTATAAAAGAAGTGTCACAACTTAAATATCCTAAACTTAAATCCATTAGAAAAACTGAAGACGTGGATATGAGTGAAGTTGAAAAAGTAAAAAATATAAGAGATTATCATATCAAAAAATATGGATTTGAAGAGTTGAAAAAACATAATATAACCACTTCTATATATGCCAAGCAGATGAAGGATTATTACCCTGTAATATTGAGTCTTTGCAAGCTTGTGGAAGAGTTTGAAAGCAGATATATGGCTGCCAAATTGGAAAAAAATATATTTGATTTTAATGATTTGGAGCATCAGACTCTTAAAATATTAAGCGATGAAGATTGTGCAAATAAGCTTGAACAAAAATATAAATATATTTTTTATGATGAGTATCAAGATTCCAATGAGGTGCAGGATACTATAATACAAAAAATCGCATCTAATGATAACTTGTTTTTTGTAGGGGATGTCAAGCAGTCCATATATAGATTCAGATTGGCTGAACCTCAGATATTTATGGATAAGTATGAGCTTTACAAAACAGATGACAACAGCAAAAAAATAGACCTTTCAGAAAATTTTAGGAGTAGTAGTGGAGTTATAGATTTTTGCAATATGATTTTTGAGAAAATTATGACAAAAGATGTGGCAGGAATTGAATACGATGACAGTGCAAGGCTCAAATATCACACAAAAAAATATAAAAAAAGCTGTGAAATAATAAAAAATAAAAAACTGGCAGACCAAAATATAAAATTTAAACTTTATCCGAAAAGCTCTGTAAAAATAAATATCTTAACAAATATTGAAGAAAAAAATAAGTATTCAGACTACGAAATAGAAAATGATATAGATATATCCGATTTTGAAGATGAAGAACTTATGGCAGAGCTTACAGCCAAACAGATAATAGATATGATAAACAGCAGAAAAAATATAAATTACAGAGATATTATAATCTTAAAGCGCTCTTTAAAAGGCAGTGTCAATATCTATTCAAGAGTGTTTAAAAAGCATAACATACCTCTGTTTATAGATTATTCTCAGGCTGTTTTTGAAGTTTTGGAAGTATCATTGTTCATAGATTTTTTGAAAATAATAGATAATATAAGGCAAGATGAAGCATTACTTGCAGTATTGTTGTCATCTATAGGTAAATTTGACATAGACGATATAACAAAGATAAAAATTTATGATATGAAAGAAAAATATTTTTATAACATATTTTTTAAATATGCAAGAGAAGTGCAAGATGAATTATCGGAAAAAATTGCGAAATTTATAAAAAAGATAGAAAATTATGCGGATATAGAAAGATATATGCAGCTTGATGAATTCATAGATTATATTATGACGGACAGCTCGTACAAAGATTATATAAGCACTATGCCTCAAGGAGAAATGAGAGTTCAAAACTTGGAGATAATAAACGAAAAAGCAAGAGAGTTTATACAAAACGAAAATAAATCTTTGTTTCACTTCCTCATGTATATAGATGCCATATTAAAAAATAAATCGGATGATATAACGCCGAAATCAATATCTAAAGAGCAAAATTTGGTAAGACTTATGTCCATTCATAAATCAAAAGGCTTGGAATCTCGTATAGTTATAATAAATGACTTGCAAAAAAAATTCAATATGCAGGATAAAAACAAGGCGATATTGCTTGATGCAAAATATGGAATAGGCAGTAATTATGTGGATACACAAGACGATTATTATATGCCCACGCTTGCTAAAAAAGCTGTTTTATCAGAATATGAATCAGGAGCAAGAGCAGAAGAGATAAGAATATTATATGTGGCACTTACAAGAGCAAAAAATGAGATAATATTAAATTCAATAGGCAAAACGCCATATTATAAGCTTATGGAAAATATAAGAACAGGTTTTTTTCCAAAAGGCTTGGACAGCATAAATAATTATCAAGATTTTATATTATATGCCATAGCTGATGACATAAGAGATAACTTATCTCATACTAAATTATATCAGTTTAATGAAATAGAAATAAAAGATATAATATTGTCAGAAGAAGAAAAAACGGATGTAAGACAAAAATTTGAAGATATGCTTAAAAATATATCGCTAAGTGAAGAAGAAAAAAAATTGATAAGAGAAAAATACACATATGACTATGAATACAAAGATTATATAACAAAACAGGTTAAAACTTCCGTAACATCTCTTGCGAAAAAAAATATTGAACTTAAATCGAAGTATATTGTAGAAAAATTGTTTGATTACGATTATCATAAAAAACTCAATGATTTTACACCTGAAAAAATAGGAACACTGAATCACTTATTCTTGCAGCATATAGATTTTAAAAAAGACTATACTTCGGATGATTTGGAAAAACAGCTTGCAGATATGATAAAATCAGATTTTATAACTCAAGAAGAAAGTGAAGTTATAAACTTGAAACAAGTATATAATTTTATAAAATCAGACATAGGAAAGAGAATAAAAAAATCTCAAAATATATATCAGGAAGAATCTTTTATAGACAGCTATGACGGTACATTGTTAAGCGGTGTGATAGACTTGTTTTTTGAAGAAGACAATCATTTGGTACTGCTCGATTACAAGACGGATTCTGTAAGAAAAGAAGATGTGAAAGAGCATGCACAAATGTATAAAGAGCAGATAAATTTATATAAAACAGCGTTAAACAAGGCATTTGACAAAGAAGTAAAGCAAAGCTATATATATTTTCTAAGTGTGGGAGAGATAGTCGAGATATGA
- the rny gene encoding ribonuclease Y, which translates to MTDLKILFPCLITAVIFLVIGFFIRKYTSEKKIGTAETYVKELIEKSQKDAEAQKKEKIIEAKEEIHKMRNEYDKEYKDRRNELQKFEKRLVQKEETLDKKILQVEEKDKKLADVKTQLIEKEKEVDEIKEQQIRKLEDISNLTLDEAKKYVLEISEKEVRYELSAKIKELEMQAKEEADNKAREIVAYAIQRVAAEQVSETTVSVVNLPNDEMKGRIIGREGRNIRAIENLTGVDLIVDDTPEAVVLSSFSPIRREIARLALEKLIADGRIHPARIEEMVEKAKKEVDKAIKEYGEKALMDTGIYGVHPEIVKLMGMLHYRTSYGQNVLNHSIEISHLCGVIASELGADVKIAKRAGLFHDIGKAVDHEMEGTHVEIGMDLLKRYKESSEVIHAMSTHHGDYEPQTVEAVIVTAADAISAARPGARRETLETYIKRLEKLEEIANSFTEVEKSFAIQAGREVRIMVKPEKISDALLPKLARDVSKMIEKEMEYPGQIKVSIIRETRTVDYAK; encoded by the coding sequence ATTACAGATTTAAAAATTTTATTTCCATGCTTAATCACAGCTGTTATTTTCTTGGTAATAGGCTTTTTTATAAGAAAATACACGTCTGAGAAGAAAATTGGAACAGCGGAAACTTATGTCAAAGAATTAATTGAAAAATCTCAAAAAGACGCAGAAGCTCAAAAGAAAGAAAAGATAATTGAAGCTAAAGAAGAAATTCATAAAATGCGTAATGAGTATGACAAAGAGTACAAGGATAGAAGAAATGAACTACAAAAATTTGAAAAAAGATTAGTACAAAAAGAAGAAACTCTCGACAAAAAGATATTGCAGGTTGAAGAAAAAGACAAAAAATTGGCGGATGTAAAAACTCAACTGATTGAAAAAGAAAAAGAAGTAGACGAAATCAAGGAACAACAGATAAGAAAACTTGAAGACATATCAAATCTTACATTAGACGAGGCAAAAAAATATGTCCTTGAGATTTCTGAAAAAGAAGTGAGATATGAGCTGTCCGCAAAGATTAAAGAACTTGAAATGCAAGCTAAAGAAGAAGCTGACAATAAGGCAAGAGAAATTGTTGCTTATGCTATACAAAGAGTTGCAGCCGAGCAAGTATCAGAAACTACTGTAAGCGTGGTAAATCTTCCAAATGATGAAATGAAAGGAAGAATTATAGGTAGAGAGGGTAGAAACATAAGAGCTATAGAAAATCTTACAGGTGTGGATTTGATAGTAGACGATACACCTGAAGCTGTCGTATTATCATCTTTTAGCCCTATAAGAAGAGAGATTGCAAGATTGGCTTTGGAAAAATTGATTGCAGATGGAAGAATACATCCGGCAAGAATAGAAGAAATGGTTGAAAAAGCTAAAAAAGAAGTGGATAAGGCTATAAAAGAGTATGGCGAAAAAGCACTTATGGATACTGGAATATATGGTGTACATCCTGAAATTGTAAAACTTATGGGGATGTTACATTATAGAACAAGCTATGGACAAAATGTACTCAATCACTCAATAGAAATATCACATCTTTGCGGAGTTATTGCATCAGAACTTGGTGCAGATGTAAAGATAGCAAAAAGAGCAGGACTCTTCCATGATATAGGTAAAGCTGTTGACCATGAAATGGAAGGAACACATGTAGAAATAGGGATGGATTTATTAAAGAGATATAAAGAATCTTCAGAAGTTATACATGCAATGTCAACACATCATGGTGATTATGAGCCTCAAACAGTTGAAGCGGTAATAGTTACAGCGGCCGATGCAATATCAGCTGCAAGACCGGGAGCAAGAAGAGAAACTCTTGAAACCTATATAAAACGTCTTGAAAAATTGGAAGAAATAGCAAACTCATTCACAGAAGTAGAAAAATCTTTTGCAATACAAGCAGGTAGAGAAGTAAGAATAATGGTAAAACCTGAAAAAATAAGTGATGCTTTATTACCAAAACTTGCAAGAGATGTTTCAAAAATGATTGAAAAAGAAATGGAATACCCGGGTCAAATAAAAGTAAGCATAATAAGAGAAACAAGAACGGTAGATTATGCAAAATAG
- a CDS encoding threonine aldolase family protein has protein sequence MYSFLNDYNEIAHERILKAIIENNYVQTYGYGEDEFCENAKNIIKQKFECENSDIYFFMAGTQTNLTIIDYMLKSYEGIIATDTAHINVHEASAIEACGHKIITVPNKNGKLLPQQIEKIYTKHLSDDHMTLPKAVYISETTELGTIYKKQELVDIYNVCKKYGLYLFVDGARLGSALTARENDIKITDLSKYSDVFYIGGTKNGAMLGEALVINNEDLKPNFVRQMKCKGSIYAKGKVQGIEFYELFKDDLYFELARHSNHMAYKIYDSLQDDYEFLEKVQSNQIFMILKNDILKELGKEFVFSKVESIDENKTSIRLVTSWATKEEEVDKLIKFLKKYI, from the coding sequence ATGTATAGCTTTTTGAACGATTACAATGAGATTGCCCACGAAAGAATATTAAAAGCCATAATTGAAAATAATTATGTTCAAACATACGGATATGGAGAAGATGAGTTTTGTGAAAATGCAAAAAATATAATAAAACAAAAGTTTGAATGTGAAAACAGCGATATATATTTTTTTATGGCAGGAACACAGACCAATTTGACAATAATAGATTATATGCTGAAATCATATGAAGGTATTATAGCAACAGATACGGCACATATAAATGTGCATGAAGCAAGCGCAATAGAAGCGTGTGGACACAAAATAATTACAGTGCCAAATAAAAATGGAAAGTTGTTACCTCAGCAGATAGAAAAAATATATACAAAGCATTTATCAGACGATCATATGACACTTCCAAAAGCAGTATACATATCAGAAACAACAGAATTAGGCACAATATATAAAAAACAGGAGCTTGTAGATATATATAATGTTTGTAAAAAGTATGGACTTTATTTGTTTGTAGATGGAGCAAGGCTCGGCAGTGCACTTACAGCGAGAGAAAATGACATCAAAATAACAGATTTATCTAAATACAGCGATGTGTTTTACATAGGCGGTACAAAAAATGGGGCAATGCTCGGAGAGGCACTTGTAATAAATAATGAGGATTTAAAGCCGAATTTTGTAAGACAGATGAAATGCAAAGGCAGTATATATGCCAAAGGGAAAGTACAAGGAATAGAGTTTTACGAATTGTTTAAGGATGATTTATATTTTGAGCTTGCAAGACATTCCAACCATATGGCATACAAGATATATGACAGCTTGCAAGATGATTATGAGTTTTTGGAAAAAGTACAATCCAATCAAATATTTATGATATTAAAAAATGATATATTAAAAGAACTCGGAAAAGAGTTTGTATTTTCAAAAGTAGAAAGTATAGATGAAAATAAGACTTCGATAAGACTTGTAACATCATGGGCGACAAAGGAAGAAGAAGTTGATAAGCTTATAAAATTTTTGAAAAAATATATATGA
- a CDS encoding type II secretion system protein: MKIRKKKGFTLLEIIAAVSLIVIISSVAIPMYMNIVDKQKYNTDLAVALQLEQQAKTYYIENKDTDKTKLKNYIEEIYGTMPKSKYNGDEFTVEFDTAKKVTVSAGGKTFIDKGETKEFKKKENDKKD, from the coding sequence ATGAAAATCAGAAAGAAAAAAGGATTTACGCTGTTGGAAATAATAGCAGCCGTTTCGCTTATAGTAATCATAAGCTCTGTAGCTATACCAATGTATATGAATATAGTAGATAAACAAAAATATAATACAGATTTGGCTGTCGCATTGCAATTAGAACAACAGGCAAAAACTTATTACATAGAAAATAAAGATACTGATAAAACAAAACTGAAAAACTACATAGAAGAAATTTACGGTACTATGCCAAAATCAAAATATAATGGCGATGAATTTACAGTAGAATTTGATACAGCTAAAAAAGTCACTGTATCTGCAGGCGGAAAAACGTTTATAGATAAAGGCGAAACAAAAGAATTCAAGAAAAAAGAAAACGATAAAAAAGATTAA